Below is a genomic region from Osmerus mordax isolate fOsmMor3 chromosome 22, fOsmMor3.pri, whole genome shotgun sequence.
GCTGTTACTGTACACCATTGAATTAATTTGCACTGTAAGTAATATTGAAACAACCACAAAAAATGAAAGTAAAGTTTCGATTTACAATTCTTCCTGTCGGTAGTTTAATGGATTGTCCACTCTGTAGGTGACTCCCAATGTGATGGAAACAAGAACAGCAGGAACTcctgggagagagaagacagtgtTGGTACACAACTAGCTGCAGCACCCTGCAGTGGGCGTGTCCTGTCACAGCCCTGTCACAGGCCTGCTGCAGCACCCCTGCAGTCCACCTGTCCCCCTGCCTGCGCCTCTGCAAAGGGTGTAACGCATAATGATTTTATGGTGTTTGTCTAGGCTTCTTTTAAATGAAGCGAAGACGTAAtaaatagggggggggggggggggggggggtgagtatcATCAATCTGCTGTTTGTTGGACATTTAGTTTAGTAGCAGAATTAAGTTGAATACTTAAGTAAAGACCAGAAacccaacaaaaaaacaatggtACAGTGACAAATAGTACTTTCTACTTTGTTACTTTACGCCGCTACCTACGTACCCCATCCAGTGACCACGGTGATAGTCGGGAGGTAGGATGGGGGTCTCCTCAGGGGGTTCCAGAGCAGTAGGAACATGTGACAGGCATAGAGAAAGTTCCAGACAAAGGTGGCCATCAGGAAGTACTGCAGTAAGACTGCCACGGCAGTGCAGGGTCCGTGGTCTGGGTCGACGTGCATGTCAGAGGAAGGCATGACATTGGCATCCTTGTCTTCAGGTTCATGGGACTGTGGGTTGGTGTTGTCGATccccagcaggaagaggagggtgaagatGAGGAGACTGACACAGAGGCTCACCATCAGGACTGCTGGGCTGCTGTTACCGGATTTCCTGAGGAACCAATTAAaaaagtaaacgtaccaatttGCTTTCTGTGTGAAGGTTTCTTTCGTGAGGGTTGCCAAATCACGGTACAGCAAAGATCCTGTTTTTGAATCTTACCTGGTCATTACGTAAAAAACGATTGTGATAATCAAGCCCACAACAGACACAGAACACCCCAGATAGGTGATCCAGTCCAGGGCTTCAGCGTAGACATATTTAACCCTGTAGGACTAGAGGAGGAGAAACAACTAAACAACTATGACATTCCAAAGTGATTTAAAGATAACAGGGTTGTTTGATTTGTATGTGAGTAGTTCACAGCTGAGGGCAGTAAagacagaggtgagagaggactTGCCATTAGCACAGCAAAGTTGGTGGTATGATTGCAAAAACAACTCAGGGCCTCAGAGGAAACGTTGACTTTAGAGCACCCTTCAGTGCTCCATTCACTTTTGTTGTAGTTCCAGAACACGCATGCAAAGTTGTAGAGGGTTGTGTTGGGGACATTCTGAGAAAAGAAACAAGTTACTTTGTCATCACCATAACCGGAGAACCAAACACAAATAGACATTTAGATGGTGGTGAAATGGATGAATGCTGTTGCACAGTTGATACACCAAGACTTCCTTGTTCCTGTTACAGTGCAACAATGTTCAGACCATAAAACGGACTTGAGAGACAAAGTCTCAAAAGGTGAGTATTTTATGTCCAGGAAAGAGTGTGTGAAACTATGGGCTGCAGTTGTTCAGGTGAGAGCAGGGCAAGGCAAGTAGCTGGCTGGAGAAAAGCTGGAGTCTCGAGCGGGAACATGTGGCTGATGTAACAATCTGGCAGAGTCTGGATGGTGAGCagggtttaacccttgtgttgccttcgggtcacatgacccaattttacccaatacaaaaacaaataaaaataattttcttttaaccttcgcaatgtggggggtctgagacagcccaacggttaaaagaaaatgcttaactttgtttttgtatgcggtaaagttgtcgcaatacgacggtgggtcccaatgactgatgggtcagaatgacccgaagataacacaagggttaaataggtTGTTGGTTGCAGATCTGCCACAGGTGAGAATGGTTGTCTGTTCCCGGGAGACTCCgcccatgcacacatgcacgcacacacagggaaagggagggaggagaacacaaggaagaaagaaacagaaCCAGTGTCACAGCCAGGGGAGTGACCGTTCCACTGTTAAGAGGAGTTAATGGGTAACTTATCCCATTGTAATTTGGGGTTTTGTATTTACACAGCAGTTCCCTTTCATCTAATCTAAAACACAGGTCTGCAGGGGATCTTACGATTGGCCTGAGttgctagagtgtacctggaggaaagcaagcaacaataatataattcagtTTCATCCAGCCTCCATAATCATGAACAAGTGCCATGCTGTATCAAGCAAAGCTAATCTAAAACACGGGTCTTCAGGGGATCTTACGACTGGCCTGAAGATCATTTCCACATGGTCGGCCCCCATCCTTCCAGCTCCTTTCACATTTCCCGAGATGACCCTTCTACGACTGCCCAAGTGGGCTCTGAAATCCCTTGATCTGAAGAATCTGTCGTTCTGGTAGAGCGCAAAGCCAACAGAGATGCCAGAACTTCGACGCCGCATTCCTGAGGGGACGAGGCACAGTTTGTagaggaaaagaaaaggagggagaaattAGAGTTGTATTTTTATCTACTCGATTGTGTATTGTGCGAGATTTTGTTTAGTATGTCTCATAGGACGTATGTGATAAACACAAGGAAACTCTAAGGGGGTTGATGGTAAATCTACTGTATGGCGTTAGGTCCACTGTCAACTCACCTGGTGATAATCTAATGAATATCTGGACATCAGTGGTATTTCCATTGTCAGACACAAGTTCAGACGCATTGGTATTCAGTCTAATTCTATCAGCTGAAAAATTACTAGATAATCCTGGAGAAGGGGGAAATTATTGTGTTGATCATTTAATTAGAATCTAAAAAGTGTTGACAGCAAATGTATCTGCAAAGATGGATGAACGAGGCTTTCTCCAATCAACCTGTTTGTGCAGAGAAATGGACGCCTACTATGTCGTTACTGGTTAGTACGACAGACTGGACCGCGAGGTTGGGCTGGACCACTAGAGATGTGTTGTCTGACCCCAGTGAGATATTCTCTAAACTTTCAGTTAGGCTGTGGGCAAatcagaaaggtagagagacaaAATTACCTCACAAGAAAAACATTGCCGTAATGTGGCCTTCTCTCTGGTCACTTAAGCATGTCTGGATGATTCAAAAGGTGTCCGCTACATGagtaaaatgtaaattatgCAATCCACATTACCTCTCACCAGACACCTCTGCTACACTGTCCGGTACAGAAGCCTCTAGCAGCTGACTAACAGTGGTCAATGCTGCCACGGCAACTGCCTGCAATAGTACCAGACCACCACAGTTAGCTTTGAATAATAGAATAGTGGAATATTTCACAtagtatctctctttctctgataaACACTATTTGTATATTGTAGataaaacaaatataaatatgCAGTATGTATAAatattgtatatatacatataaatt
It encodes:
- the adgrg7.1 gene encoding adhesion G-protein coupled receptor G7 translates to MEETIQVMNQNFTFPRTTIGWFGYSEQKCEPNTSSGNVPRASARCTGQYVTPKFDTPNVLQCDITLSNIQGNLSSTSDLLQLASSTQILTSNPETLTADNVTKAIDITNTLLERSSNISEAVAVAALTTVSQLLEASVPDSVAEVSGESLTESLENISLGSDNTSLVVQPNLAVQSVVLTSNDIVGVHFSAQTGLSSNFSADRIRLNTNASELVSDNGNTTDVQIFIRLSPGMRRRSSGISVGFALYQNDRFFRSRDFRAHLGSRRRVISGNVKGAGRMGADHVEMIFRPVNVPNTTLYNFACVFWNYNKSEWSTEGCSKVNVSSEALSCFCNHTTNFAVLMSYRVKYVYAEALDWITYLGCSVSVVGLIITIVFYVMTRKSGNSSPAVLMVSLCVSLLIFTLLFLLGIDNTNPQSHEPEDKDANVMPSSDMHVDPDHGPCTAVAVLLQYFLMATFVWNFLYACHMFLLLWNPLRRPPSYLPTITVVTGWGVPAVLVSITLGVTYRVDNPLNYRQEEFCWLAAVNREGQFDFAKPMFWGFLIPVALILIFNTVILCYFSYTTCRTDPELTSTTQSSNKKKLLSSFSLSVVLGLSWIIGYLMLIIPKKNMHFILNIVFCLCTTTQGLQIFILFVARTSKFRQMIFDLPIGRHVKGFTLWKHKARNKIDLYKELDAYSSSQSKLVVSEETVLDR